CACAGTAATAAAATAATTAGTTCTAGCAATTACAACTCCTTTAAAATACCTGTCTCGACCTCTCCCATCCCTCCTTTTGATTCTTACACCTTGCCCTATCCTGAATCCATCTCTGATATATCTCAAACTAGCCCTGTTGAAAATTCCTGTATTCATTTTTTCTTTAACTGCACTCATAATATTTCCCTCACTATCGTTTTTCCGGTGTAAATATCCTCAATTCTGAAAGTCTCTGTATAGTTCTTGGTTTGGATCACAATCAAGTGTTGTGTTTTGCCTATGACTTTTCCCATAGTTGGCACATATCCAACTTTCTTATTTATAAATTCCTTGATATTCAATACCTTATTATCTGGTATCAAATCTTTTATTTTAGGAATAGCAGCAGTCTTTCTCCTGCCCTCTATTTCAAGAAGAGTATCGTTCCCAGACTTATATGTCTCTATTTCTTTAGCTGTATTTGACATGGTAAGCTTTGGTTTTAGTCCAAGTTGCCTAGCTTTTCTTGAAATAGAAGTCTTGGAGATATTTAATATTTTTGCTAATTCCTTATTTTTCATCTTGTGAAAATTCTGCATGAAAAATTGTTCTTTTTCAGGTGTTAATCTTCGCATGGCATCACCTCTTTTCTCTTTCCTTGAGTAATATAAATTCTATCAACCCCTCCTTGACTTCTTCTGCCTGTGCTTTCTCTATGTCCTTGACAGTTATCTTATTATTTCCGCCCTTGAGATAGTTAAAAATCTTCCATCTGTCTATCACCTAATTACCTCCTAAATAAAAATCTGTGATTCTCTGATATTCTGGTTCCCATTTAAATTTCAATGTTCCAATTTCACCGTTTCTCTGTTTAGCAATTATAGTCTCAATAATATTCTTTTCCTCGGTATCGGCATTGTAATATTCATCCCTATATAGGAACATAACTATATCTGCATCCTGCTCTATGGACCCTGATTCTCTCAAGTCTGATAAATTAGGTCTATGGTCCGATCTTTGTTCTGGTGCCCTGCTTAATTGTGCCAAGGCTATTATCACAATATTTAATTCTTTAGCCATTTGTTTTAGTTGCCTGGATATTTTACTCACTTCCTGATTTCTATTTTCAGACTTTGCAACTCCATCTATCAGTGTCAAATAATCTATAAACACTATGTCCAATCCTTCTTTAAGTTTTCTTTTCTTACACTCTGCTTTAATGCCATTAAGTGAATATATTTGGTCATATATTTTTAAATTAGAACTCACTATCAAACCACTTATTCGGCTTATTCGTGTCCATTTCTCATCCTCTAAATTACCTGTTTTAATCTCTTGAAGTTTTATTAATGCCTTAGCTGCTAATGCTCTTTCTAAAAGTTGCTCCTTTGACATTTCAAGAGAGAAGAAGCTTACTTTAGAGTTTTTAGATGTATTAAGGGCTATATTTAATGCAAAGGCTGTCTTACCCATACTTGGCCTAGCTCCTAGAATTATAAAATCCGTTTTATTCAATCCATTGATAGCCTTATCCAATTTTCCAAGTCCTGTTTCTATTCCTTGTATAGCACCACCATTCTCATATCTGGTTTGAAGATTGTCCAATACAGTTTCCATAGCATTACTTATATTCCCATCATCTTTGTTTTGTTTAACTTCAAGCTTTAGTGTAAATTCCTGTAGTTCTTTAGAAATATCCTCTATATCCGCATCAGTGTTTTTTATTTTTAATAAATTTGTCTGAAGCAAATTAGCTAGTTTTCTTATATTGGAATATTTCTTTATAATCTCACCGCAGCTTTTTATATTGTTATTTATTAAAGTTTGCCCGGCCAACTCGGAAATGTATGTTATCCCTCCAGCATCTGATAAAGTTTTCCCCAAGCTTTCTGCAATGGTAGTTATTGATACATCTTTACTCCCTGTATAAATCTTTTTAATTGCACTATAGATTAATTTATGACTATCCTGGTAGAAATCATCTGGATCTACTAAGTCTATACAATCACATAAGTTGTCTGGCTTAATAATTACACTGCCCAACAAATCTCTTTCAGCTTGTAAATTACACATATTCATAAAAATCACTCTCCAAAGGGCTTATA
This genomic interval from Clostridium kluyveri contains the following:
- a CDS encoding Veg family protein, yielding MSAVKEKMNTGIFNRASLRYIRDGFRIGQGVRIKRRDGRGRDRYFKGVVIARTNYFITVRNKAKCRESFSYVDFLTRDVEVVS
- the dnaB gene encoding replicative DNA helicase; the encoded protein is MNMCNLQAERDLLGSVIIKPDNLCDCIDLVDPDDFYQDSHKLIYSAIKKIYTGSKDVSITTIAESLGKTLSDAGGITYISELAGQTLINNNIKSCGEIIKKYSNIRKLANLLQTNLLKIKNTDADIEDISKELQEFTLKLEVKQNKDDGNISNAMETVLDNLQTRYENGGAIQGIETGLGKLDKAINGLNKTDFIILGARPSMGKTAFALNIALNTSKNSKVSFFSLEMSKEQLLERALAAKALIKLQEIKTGNLEDEKWTRISRISGLIVSSNLKIYDQIYSLNGIKAECKKRKLKEGLDIVFIDYLTLIDGVAKSENRNQEVSKISRQLKQMAKELNIVIIALAQLSRAPEQRSDHRPNLSDLRESGSIEQDADIVMFLYRDEYYNADTEEKNIIETIIAKQRNGEIGTLKFKWEPEYQRITDFYLGGN